The genomic stretch TTAGAGGGTGAAGTAcagagtttgaaaaaaaaaaaaatcacttattGACAAAGTGAGTTAGAGACAACTCGATTAGCTTTTTGCATAATGTGGCTGGAGGCTCTATATATTGCGCATTTCATTGTATTGCATATCGGGCATTTCATTTTCTCTCTTCTATGCTTGATGCGCCGCCGCCTCGCACAGTTTGCTGTGAAAAGAAAAGCGGTTGGAATTTGGGGTTGCAAAGATTGTGGGAAGGTCAAGGCTGGTGGCGCTTATACTTTGAAGTAAGTATTAGCGAGGCTTTCCATGTTAAGCTTGTCGACTCATCCTCTTTTGCCTTTATGTAATTTTGAACTCCTGGTTATGTTTACAGCACGGCCAGTGCTGTGACTGTGAGGAGCACCATCCGCCGACTGAGGGAGCAAACTGAATCGTAATGCACGACATGTAGCTTCGACTTGTAAAAGCTATTGAGGCAGGTTTGCCTGTTGCTTAGCTATGAAATTTGAGTGTTAGATTTGAGAATGGATGCTTGAAATCTAAGGGTTTGTTTTTGT from Zingiber officinale cultivar Zhangliang chromosome 5B, Zo_v1.1, whole genome shotgun sequence encodes the following:
- the LOC121985113 gene encoding 60S ribosomal protein L37a-1, which encodes MTKRTKKAGIVGKYGTRYGASLRKQIKKMEVSQHAKYFCEFCGKFAVKRKAVGIWGCKDCGKVKAGGAYTLNTASAVTVRSTIRRLREQTES